Proteins from one Pseudomonas sp. KBS0710 genomic window:
- the arnC gene encoding undecaprenyl-phosphate 4-deoxy-4-formamido-L-arabinose transferase: MKPYPIHCVSIVIPVYNEQESLPELLRRTTAACKQLAYEYEIILVDDGSRDNSAQLLEDAAAEDGSNVVAVILNRNYGQHAAIMAGFEQCRGEVIITLDADLQNPPEEIPRLVEQAALGYDVVATVRNNRQDSAFRRWPSRLINLAVQRSTGVAMTDYGCMLRAYRRTIVDAMLACRERSTFIPILANGFARHTTEILVHHAEREHGESKYSAMRLISLMFDLLTCMTTTPLRLLSIVGFSLAALGMLFAFALVFLRLVFGAEWAGSGMFVLFAVLFVFTGGQFIGMGLLGEYLGRMYSDVRARPRFFIEKVLRNQPAEPAPVVVVDGLATSHSPTSPSDQVSS, translated from the coding sequence TTGAAACCCTACCCTATTCATTGCGTGTCGATCGTTATCCCGGTCTACAACGAACAAGAGAGCCTGCCTGAATTGCTGCGTCGCACCACCGCAGCTTGCAAGCAACTGGCTTACGAATACGAAATCATCCTGGTGGATGACGGTAGCCGCGACAACTCGGCCCAATTGCTGGAAGACGCTGCCGCAGAAGACGGCAGCAACGTCGTGGCGGTGATCCTCAACCGCAACTACGGCCAGCATGCCGCGATCATGGCCGGCTTCGAGCAGTGCCGTGGCGAGGTGATCATCACCCTCGACGCCGACCTGCAGAACCCGCCCGAAGAAATCCCGCGCCTGGTCGAGCAGGCCGCCCTGGGCTACGACGTCGTCGCCACCGTGCGTAACAACCGTCAGGATTCGGCCTTCCGCCGCTGGCCTTCGCGCCTGATCAACCTGGCCGTGCAACGTTCCACCGGCGTGGCCATGACCGATTACGGCTGCATGCTGCGCGCTTACCGTCGCACCATCGTCGACGCGATGCTGGCCTGCCGCGAGCGCAGCACCTTCATCCCGATCCTGGCCAACGGCTTTGCGCGCCACACCACCGAGATCCTGGTGCACCACGCCGAGCGTGAGCATGGCGAGTCCAAGTACAGCGCCATGCGCCTGATCAGCCTGATGTTCGACCTGCTGACCTGCATGACCACCACCCCGCTGCGCCTGCTGAGCATCGTCGGCTTCAGCCTGGCGGCACTGGGCATGCTGTTTGCCTTTGCGCTGGTGTTCCTGCGTTTGGTGTTCGGCGCCGAATGGGCCGGCTCAGGCATGTTCGTGCTGTTCGCGGTGCTGTTTGTGTTCACCGGCGGCCAATTCATCGGCATGGGCCTCTTGGGTGAATACCTGGGGCGCATGTACAGTGACGTGCGTGCCCGTCCACGGTTCTTTATTGAAAAGGTGCTGCGTAATCAACCCGCAGAACCGGCTCCGGTCGTCGTGGTCGACGGCCTGGCAACTTCCCACTCTCCTACTTCTCCTTCCGATCAGGTTTCGTCATGA